Proteins encoded together in one Benincasa hispida cultivar B227 chromosome 1, ASM972705v1, whole genome shotgun sequence window:
- the LOC120092103 gene encoding protein PTST, chloroplastic isoform X2 — MAIQTFRTGSCKLIHSHEPSVKTLPQGYQIIKRYSLPVTSEESSMQSEYLSTDEEDIVSAEELLAQPLSSEQLNALLADSERERLVKKLSHANQQNRLLKRQLHVKDEDLVNCKIEFAALDHEIQGLIKLAEEIAQSGIPEGTRKINGKYIQSHLLTKLEAVHKKIADQIKDVDLVQSKEVPLFWYGMAESVQVMGTFDGWSVGEELSPEYTGAYSKFSTTLRLRPGRYEIKFLVDGEWQLSPEFPTVGEGLMENNLLVVE; from the exons ATGGCAATCCAGACCTTTAGGACGGGTTCTTGCAAGTTGATCCATTCTCACGAACCTTCGGTAAAAACGCTTCCTCAGGGTTATCAGATTATCAAAAGATATTCCTTGCCTGTCACATCAGAGGAATCTTCAATGCAATCAGAATATCTTTCTACAGACGAAGAGGACATTGTAAGTGCAGAGGAACTTCTGGCTCAACCCCTTAGCAGCGAACAG CTGAATGCATTACTGGCTGATTCAGAAAGAGAGAGACTTGTCAAAAAGCTTAGTCACGCTAATCAGCAGAACAGACTTCTCAAACGACAG CTACATGTAAAGGATGAAGATTTAGTTAACTGTAAGATCGAATTTGCTGCCTTGGACCATGAAATTCAG GGTCTGATCAAACTAGCAGAAGAAATAGCACAATCTGGTATTCCAGAAGGTACGAGAAAGATTAATGGGAAATACATTCAATCTCACcttcttacaaaattagaag CTGTACATAAAAAGATAGCGGATCAAATAAAAGATGTAGATTTGGTGCAATCAAAAGAAGTTCCACTATTCTGGTATGGAATGGCTGAG AGTGTGCAAGTTATGGGAACTTTTGATGGCTGGAGTGTAGGGGAGGAGTTGTCACCTGAATACACTGGGGCTTACTCTAAGTTCTCAACAACTTTACGGCTTAGACCTGGGAG GTACGAAATCAAGTTCTTAGTGGATGGAGAATGGCAGCTATCACCAGAATTTCCCACTGTTGGCGAAGGTTTGATGGAAAACAATCTGTTAGTTGTGGAATAG
- the LOC120092103 gene encoding protein PTST, chloroplastic isoform X1, whose protein sequence is MEICAPRTCLDNQVLLGSKNARKLKRENLNNPSCNMAIQTFRTGSCKLIHSHEPSVKTLPQGYQIIKRYSLPVTSEESSMQSEYLSTDEEDIVSAEELLAQPLSSEQLNALLADSERERLVKKLSHANQQNRLLKRQLHVKDEDLVNCKIEFAALDHEIQGLIKLAEEIAQSGIPEGTRKINGKYIQSHLLTKLEAVHKKIADQIKDVDLVQSKEVPLFWYGMAESVQVMGTFDGWSVGEELSPEYTGAYSKFSTTLRLRPGRYEIKFLVDGEWQLSPEFPTVGEGLMENNLLVVE, encoded by the exons ACCAAGTTTTACTTGGTTCCAAGAATGCAAGAAAGTTAAAGAGGGAAAACTTGAATAACCCTTCATGCAATATGGCAATCCAGACCTTTAGGACGGGTTCTTGCAAGTTGATCCATTCTCACGAACCTTCGGTAAAAACGCTTCCTCAGGGTTATCAGATTATCAAAAGATATTCCTTGCCTGTCACATCAGAGGAATCTTCAATGCAATCAGAATATCTTTCTACAGACGAAGAGGACATTGTAAGTGCAGAGGAACTTCTGGCTCAACCCCTTAGCAGCGAACAG CTGAATGCATTACTGGCTGATTCAGAAAGAGAGAGACTTGTCAAAAAGCTTAGTCACGCTAATCAGCAGAACAGACTTCTCAAACGACAG CTACATGTAAAGGATGAAGATTTAGTTAACTGTAAGATCGAATTTGCTGCCTTGGACCATGAAATTCAG GGTCTGATCAAACTAGCAGAAGAAATAGCACAATCTGGTATTCCAGAAGGTACGAGAAAGATTAATGGGAAATACATTCAATCTCACcttcttacaaaattagaag CTGTACATAAAAAGATAGCGGATCAAATAAAAGATGTAGATTTGGTGCAATCAAAAGAAGTTCCACTATTCTGGTATGGAATGGCTGAG AGTGTGCAAGTTATGGGAACTTTTGATGGCTGGAGTGTAGGGGAGGAGTTGTCACCTGAATACACTGGGGCTTACTCTAAGTTCTCAACAACTTTACGGCTTAGACCTGGGAG GTACGAAATCAAGTTCTTAGTGGATGGAGAATGGCAGCTATCACCAGAATTTCCCACTGTTGGCGAAGGTTTGATGGAAAACAATCTGTTAGTTGTGGAATAG